The DNA segment ATAGCCCCGGCGGTTCATCGGGCGGTTCTGGTGCGGCATTAGCCTCAGGCACCACCACCCTAGCCACCGGCAGCGATATTGCAGGATCTATACGCATACCCGCGTCGCAAAATGGCATAGTTGGTTACAAACCGCCTTTTGGCCGCGTACCGCAGTCGCCACCCTGGAGCTTTGACACTTACTGCCACGAAGGCCCCATGGCTAGAACTGTTGCCGACACCATCTTATTTCAAAACCAAATTAACGGCCCCCACCCCAGTGACATTGCCAGCTTAAGCCCCAAACTTATTCTGCCTAACAGCTACGACAATATCGCCGGTATGCGCATAGCCTACAGCTTAGATTTTGAGCATCGTGTAGTGGATAATGATATACGTGAAAACACCTTAGTTGCGCTACAGAAATTTCGCGATCTAGGCGCTATCGTTGAAGAAGTCTCTATAGGCTGGACTTCACGCTGCCGCCAAACCTATTTAACCCACTTATATTTTTATGCCATGGGTATACTAAAAAAATCCCTTACCGACCCTGCCGAGCACGAACAACTCACCACCTATGTACGCTTTTTATTAGAGCAGTCTAACGGTGTTAGCATTCCCGACATTATTGATTCTAAGCAACATGAAGGTGAAATGTACCAACAGTTTACTCACGCAACCGCAGACTATGATTTATTTATCTGCCCCACCATGGCAACCGCTAGCTTTGCCGCCGATTGGGATTTTAGTACTACCCCACTAGAAATAAATGGCAAAACATTAAATGTTAATTTTGTAACGGAAATGCTGACCTATTACTTCAATATACTCAGCCGCTGCCCGGTATTAAACATGCCAGCGGGTAAAGATAGAAATAATGTGCCCACCGGCATACAAATTGTAGGCAAGGCTTACGACGAACACAGTGTGTTTAAAGCGGCTAGCGCCTATGAATCCGTCAATAAACCATTTTTTGCTACCGGTGATTATCCCAAGCTTTAAAGCTTGGGATAATAGTGAGCGTAAGGCTACTCAATAATGTCTGAACAACTTTGCTATTTATCGGCAACAACGGCAATCAAACACTTTTCATCGGGCGAGCTATCGCCCGTAGATATTCTGCAAGCACAAATTGCCCGGGCAGAAAAAGTGGAACCTACCGTTAACGCTTTAGCTTTTCAGTTTTATGAAGAAGCCTTACAGGCCGCGCAAGCGGCCGAGCTCGCTTATAGGCAAGGCCGCGCCAAACCCTTAGAAGGTATCACCCTAGGGGTAAAAGATGAAACTGCGCAACAGGGCAAGCCTTGCACCCAGGGCTCGCTATTATTAAAAGATGCTATCGCTGACCACACTTCACCGATGTTACAGCGCTTGCTAAACGCTGGCGCTATTGCCCACGTACGCACCACCACCCCTGAATTTTGCATGCACTCCAACACCCTCTCTAAACTATGGGGCGTTACCCGCAATCCTTGGAATAGTGCCTACAGTGCTGGCGGCTCATCGGGCGGCTCAGGCGCTGCCCTAGCTTCTGGCACAGCCACCCTAGCTACCGGCAGTGACATAGGCGGCTCTATTCGTATACCCGCTTCACACAATGGCATAGTCGGTTATAAACCGCCCTATGGTCGTGTGCCGCAATCACCGCCATGGAATTTCGATACTTACTGCCACGAAGGACCTATGGCGAGATCGGTAGCTGATATTATTTCATTTCAAAATCAAATCGCCGGCCCTCACCCCAGCGATATTACCAGCCTCAGCCCCAAGCTTATTCTGCCCAACAGCTATGACAATATCGTCGGCATGCGCATAGCTTATAGCTTGAACTTAGGCCATAGGGAAGTGGATGTAGACGTACAACAGAACACCTTGGCCGCCGTCAAAAAATTTCAGGACTTAGGCGCCATCGTAGAAGAAGTGACTATAGACTGGACTGAACAATGCATAGAGACATTTTTCACCCACATCTATTTTTATGCTATCACTGTTTTAAAACAACAGTTTGGTTCGCCCGCACAGTTAGAACAGTTAACGCCTTATGTGCAATCACTGTTTGCCGACAGCAAAGTGATTAGTATAGATGACCTACTCAACGCCAAAGCGCATGAGGCTGAAATGTATCAGGCCTTTACCCGCGCTATGGCATCTTATGACGTGCTGATATGCCCCACCGCAGCTACCGCAAAAGTGCCCGCCGACTGGGACTACAGTGTTAACTCGCTATGCATCAACGGCAAGTTGATTAGTCCCAATTTTGGCTCCGACTCTATGACTTATTATTTTAATAGCCTAAGCCGCTGCCCAGTGCTGAGCATGCCCTCCGGTAAAGATAGTAATAAGGTGCCTACCGGCATACAAATTGTGGGCAAGGCCTACGACGAGCACAGTGTGCTTAAAGCGGCTAGCGCTTATGAAACGCTGCAAAAGCCGTTTTTTGAATGCGGGGATTATCCTAGATTTTAAATACCGTTGGGGCAATAAGATATAAGTAGGTTTAGCGCTGAATCATCATCGCTAAACCCTTCATTGCTAAACCTGTGACAGCAATGTAAAGCTAGCAGCACGTTTATTTAAATCACAGCTCACTATTGTTCAATCACTACATCAACTAGCTTTTTAACTAGCGGCGCAACAACAATAATCGTCGGGAAAGCAATCACAAAAGAAATGCTCCACGCCCGCAACCAGATAGTAAGAAGATTATCGACCAAGCCCATATTGATCAAAGTCACCACCATAGACATAATCGATGACATTAATAATGACATAAAAAACGAAAACACATAGCTCGTGTATTTTTTAGCTATCACTCACCACTCCCCCAATATAAGCAATAACATCACTGCCCACGGTAACACATTCTTTATCCTTGCACTTTCTCCGGCACTAAAGCACTGCCGTTATCGTCCAACTTATCGCCCTCCATCAGCTCTGCCACTAACATGCCCGCGATAATAAAACCTGCTCCCAACCAAGCATAGTTGCTTAGAGTTTCCGACAATATCCAAAAACCACCTAATGCGGCAAACAAAGGTTCGGTGGCATAAATCACCCCTACCCGCCAAGCATCCAAATATTGCTGGCCTATAGTTTGTGCCACATAGGCCAAACTGGTCCCGACCGTGCCGCCTAACAACAGCGCCAGCCACAAAGTCTGCCCCACCTCAGTACCCGCTTGGTAAATTAAATGTTCGGGCAGAGCAAGCAAGGAGCTTTGCTCGTAGTAAATGGCAGCTAATAAACTCAACACGGTTACGGTGATTAATTGCACTTGGGTTAGCGCCAGAGCATCGACCTCCCGTGCATAAACACCGGTGTAAACAATATGCACAGCAAACATCAGGGCACACAGTAATACCAGCAGCTCGCCAACACCAAAGCCAGATACCCCGCCGGTTAACAACAAGGTACCGACAATAGCTAAAGCCACCCCCATCCAAACAAACCACTGCTGCGGCTGCTTTAACCACAACAAGGCAATGATGGGCACCAAAAGCACATTTAACCCGGTAATAAAGCCGGCATTACTGGCCGTGGTGTATTGCAGGCCTATCGTTTGTCCGGCGAAGCCGATAAACAACATAGCCCCTAAAACAATGCCATGATGTAACACGTTTTTCGTCAACTTGGCCCACAGTTTTTTCCGGGCTAGCACGAAGTAAAGCGACAAGCTAAGCACTGCAATCGCAAAACGTAAGGTGTTAAAGGTATGGGGGCCTAAGGTATCTAGCGACATATGCACTAACGAAAACTCTATACCCCAGACAAAACTAATAAAGAGTAAAACCCAACCCCAAAAATGCGCCTTTGACTGCATACAACTACCACTAAATACATTAAAAAGAGCGCGCAGTTTAACAGTGCCTATTATTTACACAACGCCGATTTGAGAAACAATAGGGTGACAGCGCAATAAAGCCCTGCATCGAACTATGGCGTTGTCATCTAAGACATAAACTCAATTCATAAAAAAGGCGAGACTTGCCAGCAAGCCCCGCCTTACTCAACACAAGGTTAACATTAATTTTTAGCCGCTTTGGGCTCTATTTTAAAGTCCACGGTTAAGTCTGCCCGGTATTCCACCTCATCAAAAGAAGCTTCTTCTTTGGGCTGCCCCATATAGCTCATAGCGGCATCTTGCACCGTGCGCTTGGCTTTTTGTGCGCTAAGCACCACCCCTTCCATCATCGCCGCCCCCCGAGTAGCTGCGCGTACCATACCCCCTTCTCGGAAATTAACAGGGGTTAAGATCACCCCTAAGGAGCTTTCATAAAAGGCTTTTTGCTGCATTACTTTTTTTAGCGCTAGCTGCTTCACTTTGTTATTGAATTCATCTTTTTGGCTGTGCTTAAAGCTGGTATCCGATAAATCTATAGCCGCGTTTTCATCAGCCACCGTCGCTAAGGTTTTTAAATGTGACTCCTCAGAGATTTCCACCGCCATGCGGTTAATCACTTTATAGCTACTGGGCTTGCTGCCAAACCAGCCAAACTGCGGCGAGGTGGAAAACTTGGCGCTATTGATCTTATCGGCCGCTATACCGGCGGCCAGTAACTGTTGGCTGACCTGCGCCCGCAATGCGCTGTTATTGGCCAATGCCTGTGACAGTGATTTTTCTTCAGTAGTGAACACCAGATTAACTATCGCCATATCGGAATAGGCGGTTTGCTCGGCGCTAGCATAGATACTGACCACGCTATCTTTAGGGTGTAAAAAACGGCGCAGTTCTTCTGGCCCACCTTTTACTTCGGGCTCGGCGCTGGCCGCCACGCTAAACATGACTGCCAGCAAACTCATTGCTATTGTTTTCATAGTTGTTTCCTTTGATTGAATAACGGTGAAAAACCAGGCCTAGGCTTAACGCAAGGAGGCCCATAAATCTTGTAAGTAAAAAAAGCTAGACCCTAATAGAAAACCCGGTTTGCGCAATAAAGTTCCGCCGGGAAAGCTGTAGTGTTTGATTTGCTGCCATACATCGTAGCGTTCTGTGTTGCCCATCACCTTTTCAGCCAGCACTCTGCCGGCAATATGAGCAGGCACTACACCGTGGCCAGAAAAGCCCTGGGCAAAATAAACATTGGCCTCATACTCACCCACAGAAGGCATGCGGTTTACCGATAAATCGATATGGCCGCCCCAGGCGTAATCAACATTTACATCCGCCAGCTGCGGAAACACTTTCAGCATATCCTTGCGCATCACCTTGGCGATATCTTTGGGGTCTACGCCTCTATAAATAGTTTTGCCACCAAATAATAAACGGCCATCCACCGATAGGCGAAAATAATCCAATATATGGCGTAAATCACACACCGCCGCATCACTGGGCATGAGTTGCTTTGCGCGCTCGGCGCCTAAAGGCTCAGTGGCGATAACAAGGGTGCTGGAGGGCATAATTTTCTTTTGTAGCTTGGCCGCGGTTTTACCCAAATAACAATTGCCCGCCAAAATAATTTGCTTGGCTTTAACTCTGCCCTTAGCTGTGTAAACAGTAGGTTCGTCGCCAGATTCTATCTTTAGCACCGCTGAGTTTTCAAAAATGCGTACACCTATGCTGGCCGCCGCTTTAGCCTCGCCTATGGCGTAATTTAAAGGATGAAAGTGGCCACTGCCCTCATCATATAAGCCGCCTATGTAGCGATCGCTGGCAACATGCTGTTGCATATCCTGCTGTGATAGCACGGTTACTGCATGAGGGTAATGCCATTGGCTCAGTTCCTCCGCATAATGCTGCACATCGGCCAAGTGCGGCTGGTACATAGCGGCGGTAACGTAACCCTTTTTAATATCCGCGTTAATACCGTATTTTTCGGCGCGCTGATAAATTATCCGTTTACCTTCCTCGCTCAAGTCGGCAAATAATTTAGCGGTCTCGTAGCCAAAGCTATTGGCTAGGCCATCGTAGCCTGCATTCCAGCCGCCAATAATCTGGCCGCCGTTGCGCCCCGAGGCCGCCCAGCCCATTTTAACCGCCTCTAACAACACCACGCTGTAGCCCTGCTCGGCCAATTCTATCGCCGCTGACATACCGGCATAGCCACCGCCCACCACGCAGACATCGGCTTCGACATTATCATTAAGTGTGGGAAAGTCTGTCGCGCCATTGGCACTGGCGGCGTAATAGGAATTAATGTGTTGGCCTCGGGCCTGCTCAAAAACGCTCATGAATTTACCTCAATTTTTTGCTGCACAGCCACTCAACGCTATGTTTGAGCATAGCGTAAGAGAGTGGTGATATTAAAAATATTATATCTTGTAGCTAAGCAGCCGCCACCAAAGAATAGAAAACATGATAGGCCACAGAGTGAACTACAGTGCGGCCGTCATATTGAGGTAGGCTTTGACGAAAACAAAACCTAGATAATGTAGAGGTGCAGGTCTAGTCATAAAAACCGTTTAAATAGTGGTGCTGGATTAATCCAGCACTTCTATGCGATCCACTTTTTGGAAGCCTCTAGGTAATTTATTACCGCGACGACCGCGTTCACCAGCGTAGTGATCCAGCTCGTTAAACTTCATATTGAGGTAGCGCTTACCGGCATGTACCCGTAAGCTTTGGCCTGCGCGTATCACCTGCACCCCTACCATAAATTCTTCGCGGGCCTGCAAACGCGCCGAGGGTATACCAATAATTTTATTACCCTTACCGCGCGCCATCACCGGCAAATCGGCGATGGGGAATAATAGCATGCGGCCTTCATTGCTCACTGCTACCACGCTAGCCCCTGCTACCTCACCTACGGCTGAGGGCTGTAACACTCGGCCACCTTTGGGTAGGCTTAAGGCTGCTTTACCGGCTTTGTTTTTGCTTTGTAAGTCTTCAAACTTAACCACAAAACCATAACCGGCGTCAGAGGCGACCAAGTATATATCGTCGGCCTTACCCATCAACAAACCTTCAAAGCGCACGCCTGAAGCTGGGTTAATGCGTCCCGTTAAGGGCTCACCTTGGCCGCGGGCCGAGGGTAGGCTGTGGGCCGCCACGGTATAGGAGCGACCACTGGAGTCCAGTATCACCACCGCTTGATTAGACTTACCTCTGGCGGCCAAGTGCAGGTTATCCCCCGACTTATAGCTTAGCGTGGCCGGGTCTAGCTCGTGGCCCTTGCCTGAGCGTATCCAGCCTTTTTCGGAGAGCACTACCGTAACCGGCTCGGTAGTCATTAAATCTTCTTCGCTATAAGCCTTGGCTTCCACACGGCTAACAATAGGCGAGCGCCTATCATCGCCATATTCATCCACCACCGCTTGCAGCTCTTTTTTAATTAAGGTTTTTAAACGGCGCGGTGAGCCTAAGGTAGCCTCTAGGTTTTCACGCTCTTTGTTTAGCTCATCTTGCTCGGCACGAATTTTGACTTCTTCTAAGCGCGCTAATTGGCGCAGCTTGGTATCAAGTACATATTCTGCTTGAATTTCACTTAATTCAAAACGCGCCATTAACACTTTTTTAGGCTCGTCTTCGGTGCGAATAATATGGATAACTTCATCTATATTTAAGAAGGCGATTAATAAACCGTCTAATTTGTGCAAGCGCTCTGACACTTTATCTAAGCGATACTGCAAACGGCGGGTGGTGGTTTCCAACCTGAATTCCAGCCACTCCGAGATGATACGATTAAGGGCTTTTACTTGCGGGCGACCATCTATGCCTATCATATTCATATTAATACGATAGCTGCGCTCTAAATCAGTAGAGGCAAATAGGTGGTTCATCATGGGCTCTAGGTCTACGCGATTAGAACGCGGCACTATCACTAGGCGCGTAGGATTTTCGTGATCCGACTCATCCCGTAAATCCGCCACCATGGGCAGTTTTTTCGCCTGCATTTGGCCGGCAATTTGTTCTAATATTTTTGAACCCGACACCTGATGCGGTAAAGCAGTAATCACCACATCGGGGCCTTCTTTTTGCCAAATTGCCCGCATCCGCATGCTGCCTTTGCCGGTCTCATACATTTTCTGTATGTCGGCGGGAGCGGTAATAATTTCAGCTTCGGTGGGGTAATCAGGGCCTTGTACGAATGCCATTAAATCCGTCACGGTGGCCTTAGGATTTTCTAACATATGAATAGTGGCGCCTATCACCTCACGCACATTGTGCGGGGGGATGTCGGTGGCCATGCCTACCGCGATACCGGTTACGCCGTTTAGCAATACCGAGGGCGCCCGAGAAGGCAGCACCTTAGGCTCATCCATAGTGCCATCAAAGTTAGGCTGCCAATCTACCGTGCCCTGGGCCAACTCGGACAACAGCACATCGGCAAAGCCGTGTAGCTTAGACTCGGTGTAACGCATAGCGGCGAAAGACTTAGGATCATCCTGCGAGCCCCAGTTACCCTGGCCGTCTATCAACGGGTAGCGATAGGAAAAAGGCTGCGCCATCAACACCATGGCTTCATAGGCGGCGCTATCACCGTGCGGGTGAAACTTACCGATGACGTCACCCACAGTACGAGCAGACTTTTTGTATTTAGCGCCGGCTTTTAGGCCCAACTCGCTCATGGCATAAATAATACGGCGCTGCACCGGCTTGAGGCCATCAGCTATGTTTGGCAGCGCCCGGTCGAGAATAACGTACATGGAATAATCGAGGTATGCTTTTTCGGTGTAGCTCTTTAGGGAGAATTGCTCTACCCCATCTTCACCAATAATAACCTGTGACATAGGCGGTTCCTGACTTGCGTAGTTCTAAGTATGTAGCTGCTGCGGCATAAGATGGATTACACAGCAAAAAATTAGCCCCGATTATCTCTGAGAAATCAGCCAGTTACCAGCCATCATAAGTGTTTTACGCAAGCGGGGAGGGGTAATTACCTAGTTTCAAGGCTGTCACAAAAACCTATACTGCACAGCAATTGACCAGCATCACCGCCAACCTTTAGGAACAACCCCATGCCACCGATTAGCAATGTTGTTGAAATAGAGCATTTTCGTCATTCTGATGCCACCATGACCGAGCAAGAGCAAATAGACGACATAGGCGCCAGTGCCTTTTTATTACTGCGCGATCGGGCTGAAGCCCAAAGGCTGTCGGTTAAACAAGTGATAGCCGAGCATATCCTAGGCCTAGCCATGGTTATAGAATCGGTGGAAGGTGGCGAGGAAGTACGTCGACTACTGGCCGATATAGAGAGCAAACTTAGCAGCTAAGCTAACACCAGCACTTTCAGCCGCTTAACGAGGCGCACGCCCCTTACACGCCCCCTCCAAGTAATAAACCACCTGCGCATCGGCACAAGCCGTGCAGGCATTGCCATAACTCTTCGCCAAGCTATTCTGCTGCACCCCGCATACCGGGCGATATTCGCGGGTACAGATTTGTGGCCGTGGCTCAGCACAGCCGCCAGCGCTATCGGGCACACTGCGCTCAGCCGAGGCACAGCCCAATAGCGCCGCAGCGCAGGCTATATGCAACATTATCCTTTTTATCATTTCCCTACCCCTTGTTTACTACTATTAAACCTCAGCACCTTGCTAACCCTACTACAGCAGCTTGGTTTTATGCTTGTGGCAACGCTCACACTCATAGGCCGTCACCAGTTTGCCCTGCTGCACATCGAATTTGCGCTCGGTGACTATGCGCCACTTGTGGTGGCCCTGCTTACACAGGGTATGGCCCTTAAATTTTTGTTTTAGCGGCACTTTTTTAAAGGGTAAAATGTCGGCCACAGAAGCCCCCGGATAGCTATTCAGGCTGATTAAAAACACGTACCATAGCGCCCCTTTACACGTAAATCACCTACTATTACCCACTGTCACCTACTTAATTGTTGAGTTTAATCATGCAAGCCACTAAAGACACTGTTGTTAGCTTTCACTACAGCTTATTCGACGCCCAAGGCGAAAAAATTGAAAGCAGCTTGGACGCGGAACCCAATCTATTTTTATTTGGCTATAACAATGTTTTAGCCGGTGTTGAGAACGCCATAGAGGGCAAGTCGACAGGCGACAAGCTAGAGATAGAGTTAGCCCCTGAAGATGCCTTTGGCGCACGCAAAGCAGACATGCAGCAGCGGGTGCCTTCAAAATACCTCAAACACGAAGGCAAAATGAAACCCGGCCAAACCGTGCGCATTAATACCGAGCAAGGTATGCAGGTAGGCACTGTAGTAAAGGTGGGTAAATTTAATGTCGACGTAGACTTAAACCACCCACTGGTCGACCAGGCCGTACGCTTTGAAATAGAAGTGATGGACGTGCGCGCCGCCACCGAAGACGAAATCACCCATGGCCATGCCCACGGCAAAGGTGGTCACGATCACTAAACTCAGCTACTGGCACTAAGACCCAGAACGCTAAAGACCAGTAACTTCACCCGCCGCAGCTTGCTCAAAAAATCGCAGTACATACTCGCGGTTGGCGGGCTGCTGAAAGGTGGCAATATGCGGGCCCTCGTATTGTAATAAGCGCTTGGGCTGCCCCGCCAACTCATACAACCGCTGTATTTGCCCTGCCGCAACAATCGCATCCTGTTTGCCGTGAATCAACAATAAAGGGGTGGGCTGTATCTGCGCCACCACCTTCTCTAAATCGTATTCATCCCCCAGCAAACCCGCCGCCACCCACTGCCAAGGCCAGGTTAGCCAGTGCTTGGCAGCCGTCTCTTTCGCCATCTGCGGATAACTGGCAAAGCCGGCATCCAGCACTACCGCACTTAAGGATTGCTTTAGCTCAGGCTCAGTAGCCACCACATAACCCGCCATGGCGGCCCCCAAGCTCTGGCCCAAAATATAAACTGGCCGCTGCTGCGTTTGCGGCTGCTGTAGCAACCACTGCCAGCCCTTTTTAATATCCACCAATACCGCTGGCAAAGTAGGCACACCCGTGGACAGGCCATAGCCGCGGTAGTCCAACATAAACACTTGATAGCCACGCTGGGGCAGCCAATAAACGCTGGCGATGTGGGTACTAATGTTTTCGGCATTGCCGTGTAAGAAATACACCGTGCCTTTGGCGGGGCCTACTGCCGGTAAAAACCAGCCGTGTAAACTCGCCCCATCGCTGCTGTTTATACGCACATCCGTATAAGCCAAATCGATATCGTCCGGGCTGCGCACATGCTCTTTCATAGGATAAAAAAACAGGCTCTCGCAGCCTGCCAAGCACAGGCTTAAAGCTAGCAAACATAGCAAGCGCCTAGGTTTAAAAATAATGTCTAAAAGAAACACTGGCTTCGTTTACCTGTTGCGAGGATTGCAGACGACGATTAAACATAAAGCGCACGGCATTGTTTACATCGAGTGACCAGTTATAGCCCAAGCTCACGCTATTGCGCTCTACGCCATCGAGAAAACGGTAATGCTCTGCAGCCAATAAGGCTTGGTGCTTACCATTCCCCCACAATAAACCTAGTGCTGCGCCGGGGGCAAGATCCAGCTTTCTCTCCAAGCCATTATTATATTCCAAACGCAAGGTGGCCAAGGTATAAGCCGAGAGATCGCCATAAATCGTATAGGACAAACCCGCGCCGCCATTCACTTGGCTGGCCAACTCATCTTTCCCCCCCACCCACTGCCGCTCTAAACCGGCGTTGACCCGCCACGACAAGGGTTTGAAAAATTGATCTCTGGGCGCCAGCGATGCGATTTCTATGATATCCAAACGCTGCAACTGCACAGATTCATCTTCCTTAGCCCGTAATACTATGCGGCCCATATTTAATGAGGCTTTGGCGGGATAGCCATCTTGATTATCCAACAGGTCGTGGTAACTCATGTGAAATTCTATATCGGTATAGGTCTTGCTCTCCTCTTCACCCACCGCGACTGCCCACATTTTTGTTTTGTGGCCCAGCTCGGGCGCCACCGGCGTAACAATGGGCGGTAATTTTATAGGCGCATCGCCCTGTTTTATCGCGCGCAATAAGGCTAAGTTTCTACGGCTTACATGCTCATCGCGCGGCAAGCTATTGGTTTTATAACGCAGGTAACTGTAAGCGGTGTGTGCTACTAATTGCTGACGCCCCTCTGGCAATGCAAGATAATCCAAGCCTTGCAATAAGGCTTCATCTTCAGCTAAGGTCGCTGCTAAGTTTTGCTCCTCATCACTTAACGCCGCTAGCGCATGTTGCAATTTTACTTGGTTGGAGGGGCGATAATGCACGTCACTGATTAAACCCGCTTCGCTAACCACCCGCACGGTATCTATGGGTATGGCGACATCAGTAAATTGCGCGGTGAGCTCTAAACCGGGGCGGGCAATATCGAGTAGCTCCATTAACCGCAGCGCGCAGTTTTCATCAAAAAAATAATAATCAAAATTAACTAAGTTTAATTCCCAAGCGTGAGCCATAAACATAGCCAGCTCTGGCTCGGTAAAATCTAGGCGATATTCCCACAGGTCGCGGTTATCCATGCGCGAGTATTCTTTTACTTTTTCGTAATAGGGCTTGGCATCAAAGGTACCAGGGTAGCCGCCAAATAAACCGCGGTAGGCGTAGAGCAAGCCGTTTTCATTATCGGGAATATTGGCGCCAAAACTCAGCGCGTAAGACAGCAAGGTGGTGCCCTGTTCTATATTGCCGGGATCTACCCGTAAAAAAGTATGGCCGTACATGGATGAAGGGCTGTTGATATAACTAGAGGCAAACACTAACACCAACTGCGTTGCATCTATATTGCTGCGCCATTGTTCGTATTCATCACACGCTATCGCTGGTAACTGTTGTTTCAACTGCGGGTAATGTTTTAACAGCCACAGCTTTCTGGCGGGGTATTTACATTGGCTTTGTGGGTTTGCAACAAAAGCCTTCAGTGTCGCAGCTAACTCTGACTTAGGATCACTATGGCCGCTATCGCTAATAAAAAATGTTTTGTCATCCACATAGCTGTGAAATTGATTATGCCAAACGTTGGTGGGCTGCTTACTTTTATAATGCAGTAAATTTAACCACTGGCCGTCATGCGCCGCGTGTGCAAGCTCTTGTTCTGATAACTGATGGGTTAACTCAGCTGGCAATTCATTCGACTGCTCATTCGGCTGTTCATTCGACAATAAAGGCTGCCCAGCCATGGTTGCAGAATAAGCACAGCATAAGCCGACAACGACGAGCAATTTGGCAAAGCTCATACAGCAACGATCCTAAAAGGGGTGAAATATTAGAAAGTAGTGACGGCCAGAACGGCCGTCACGAAGTGCTTATGATACGTATTTAGCTAATTGTGCATCACTTTGCATCACTGACCACATAGAGGCTAAAACATGCTCAGTGGTCACATCTTCTGCGGGGAAAATTTTATCAAAGTTATTGTGCATGGCTAATTTAAAGGCCACGCGATCTTCAGCGTTAACACCTAAAGAAACCGCCACAGCATTTAAAACTTCGCCGTCACCGCGAGCAACATCTTCGCTAAATTCATCCAGCAAAGCGCCAACATTAATCATCTCTTTACCGCCATAGGTCAGCGTGCCGGAGGTGTTACAACCATTGGTGCCTGAAGTCATACCAAAGGTGGCGTTACCGCTAGTGCCGTTAGTAATAGAAGCCACTATATGCGAAGGTAAACCTGACTGACCGTCAAACAACATATTA comes from the Dasania marina DSM 21967 genome and includes:
- the parC gene encoding DNA topoisomerase IV subunit A, coding for MSQVIIGEDGVEQFSLKSYTEKAYLDYSMYVILDRALPNIADGLKPVQRRIIYAMSELGLKAGAKYKKSARTVGDVIGKFHPHGDSAAYEAMVLMAQPFSYRYPLIDGQGNWGSQDDPKSFAAMRYTESKLHGFADVLLSELAQGTVDWQPNFDGTMDEPKVLPSRAPSVLLNGVTGIAVGMATDIPPHNVREVIGATIHMLENPKATVTDLMAFVQGPDYPTEAEIITAPADIQKMYETGKGSMRMRAIWQKEGPDVVITALPHQVSGSKILEQIAGQMQAKKLPMVADLRDESDHENPTRLVIVPRSNRVDLEPMMNHLFASTDLERSYRINMNMIGIDGRPQVKALNRIISEWLEFRLETTTRRLQYRLDKVSERLHKLDGLLIAFLNIDEVIHIIRTEDEPKKVLMARFELSEIQAEYVLDTKLRQLARLEEVKIRAEQDELNKERENLEATLGSPRRLKTLIKKELQAVVDEYGDDRRSPIVSRVEAKAYSEEDLMTTEPVTVVLSEKGWIRSGKGHELDPATLSYKSGDNLHLAARGKSNQAVVILDSSGRSYTVAAHSLPSARGQGEPLTGRINPASGVRFEGLLMGKADDIYLVASDAGYGFVVKFEDLQSKNKAGKAALSLPKGGRVLQPSAVGEVAGASVVAVSNEGRMLLFPIADLPVMARGKGNKIIGIPSARLQAREEFMVGVQVIRAGQSLRVHAGKRYLNMKFNELDHYAGERGRRGNKLPRGFQKVDRIEVLD
- a CDS encoding DUF4105 domain-containing protein: MSFAKLLVVVGLCCAYSATMAGQPLLSNEQPNEQSNELPAELTHQLSEQELAHAAHDGQWLNLLHYKSKQPTNVWHNQFHSYVDDKTFFISDSGHSDPKSELAATLKAFVANPQSQCKYPARKLWLLKHYPQLKQQLPAIACDEYEQWRSNIDATQLVLVFASSYINSPSSMYGHTFLRVDPGNIEQGTTLLSYALSFGANIPDNENGLLYAYRGLFGGYPGTFDAKPYYEKVKEYSRMDNRDLWEYRLDFTEPELAMFMAHAWELNLVNFDYYFFDENCALRLMELLDIARPGLELTAQFTDVAIPIDTVRVVSEAGLISDVHYRPSNQVKLQHALAALSDEEQNLAATLAEDEALLQGLDYLALPEGRQQLVAHTAYSYLRYKTNSLPRDEHVSRRNLALLRAIKQGDAPIKLPPIVTPVAPELGHKTKMWAVAVGEEESKTYTDIEFHMSYHDLLDNQDGYPAKASLNMGRIVLRAKEDESVQLQRLDIIEIASLAPRDQFFKPLSWRVNAGLERQWVGGKDELASQVNGGAGLSYTIYGDLSAYTLATLRLEYNNGLERKLDLAPGAALGLLWGNGKHQALLAAEHYRFLDGVERNSVSLGYNWSLDVNNAVRFMFNRRLQSSQQVNEASVSFRHYF
- a CDS encoding DUF3015 domain-containing protein, yielding MKRIIVSAILLAGSTVAMAEAPGGPNCGWGNMLFDGQSGLPSHIVASITNGTSGNATFGMTSGTNGCNTSGTLTYGGKEMINVGALLDEFSEDVARGDGEVLNAVAVSLGVNAEDRVAFKLAMHNNFDKIFPAEDVTTEHVLASMWSVMQSDAQLAKYVS
- a CDS encoding alpha/beta hydrolase; this translates as MFLLDIIFKPRRLLCLLALSLCLAGCESLFFYPMKEHVRSPDDIDLAYTDVRINSSDGASLHGWFLPAVGPAKGTVYFLHGNAENISTHIASVYWLPQRGYQVFMLDYRGYGLSTGVPTLPAVLVDIKKGWQWLLQQPQTQQRPVYILGQSLGAAMAGYVVATEPELKQSLSAVVLDAGFASYPQMAKETAAKHWLTWPWQWVAAGLLGDEYDLEKVVAQIQPTPLLLIHGKQDAIVAAGQIQRLYELAGQPKRLLQYEGPHIATFQQPANREYVLRFFEQAAAGEVTGL
- a CDS encoding FKBP-type peptidyl-prolyl cis-trans isomerase; amino-acid sequence: MQATKDTVVSFHYSLFDAQGEKIESSLDAEPNLFLFGYNNVLAGVENAIEGKSTGDKLEIELAPEDAFGARKADMQQRVPSKYLKHEGKMKPGQTVRINTEQGMQVGTVVKVGKFNVDVDLNHPLVDQAVRFEIEVMDVRAATEDEITHGHAHGKGGHDH